The following proteins come from a genomic window of Posidoniimonas polymericola:
- a CDS encoding cupin domain-containing protein, whose amino-acid sequence MANTTVLNAGPWQDLHQHVFEHGPTKAPGKLFVKEALGATGCEMSLNKLPAGAAYPFTHRHQQNEELYVVVSGSGEFYADGQLFPLSEGTVLRVAPAGVRSIKAGDEADLCFLCIQAAAGTLTGGTITDGEMVDASFAWPTATAQA is encoded by the coding sequence ATGGCGAACACGACCGTCCTCAACGCCGGCCCCTGGCAAGACCTCCACCAGCACGTGTTCGAGCACGGCCCCACCAAGGCGCCGGGCAAGCTGTTCGTGAAGGAGGCCCTCGGGGCGACCGGCTGCGAGATGTCGCTCAACAAGCTGCCGGCCGGCGCCGCGTACCCGTTCACCCACCGCCACCAGCAGAACGAGGAGCTGTACGTGGTGGTCTCCGGCAGCGGCGAGTTCTACGCCGACGGCCAGCTGTTTCCGCTCAGCGAGGGGACCGTCCTCCGCGTGGCCCCAGCGGGCGTGCGGTCGATCAAGGCCGGCGACGAGGCCGACCTCTGCTTCCTCTGCATCCAGGCCGCCGCGGGGACGCTCACGGGCGGCACGATCACCGACGGCGAGATGGTCGACGCCAGCTTCGCTTGGCCGACGGCTACCGCCCAGGCGTAA
- a CDS encoding winged helix-turn-helix transcriptional regulator, with amino-acid sequence MKPRRSVCPVACTLDILGDKWTLLVVRDMLLGNTMFKEFMASPEGIATNILSDRLQRLVECGIAERFTPEDSNGKDAYRLTPKGKDLRPVILAMLKWGEKHVEGSEARLKK; translated from the coding sequence ATGAAGCCCCGCCGTTCGGTCTGCCCGGTCGCCTGCACGCTCGACATCCTGGGCGACAAGTGGACGCTGCTGGTGGTGCGCGACATGCTGCTCGGCAACACCATGTTCAAAGAGTTCATGGCCTCGCCCGAGGGGATCGCCACGAACATCCTCTCCGACCGCCTGCAGCGTCTGGTAGAGTGCGGCATCGCCGAGCGGTTCACCCCCGAGGATTCCAACGGCAAGGACGCGTACCGCCTGACGCCCAAGGGCAAGGACCTCCGCCCGGTGATCCTCGCGATGCTGAAGTGGGGGGAGAAGCACGTGGAAGGGAGCGAGGCGCGGCTCAAGAAGTAA
- a CDS encoding YciI family protein, producing the protein MSKYLISFPSAAMKVAADELEAVGQDARGVIRAAKEAGVYVFGGGIDESVPPVLVSADGSVAEGGYAWAPPLNGGFTVLELPSREEATAWAARLAEACGCDQELRVFGYDPES; encoded by the coding sequence ATGTCGAAGTACCTCATCTCCTTCCCCAGCGCCGCCATGAAAGTCGCGGCCGATGAGCTGGAGGCCGTGGGCCAAGACGCCCGCGGCGTGATCCGCGCGGCCAAGGAGGCGGGCGTCTACGTGTTTGGCGGCGGCATCGATGAGTCCGTGCCGCCTGTGCTGGTGTCGGCCGACGGCTCGGTTGCCGAGGGGGGCTACGCCTGGGCTCCCCCACTCAACGGCGGGTTCACGGTGCTGGAGCTTCCATCAAGGGAGGAGGCCACGGCGTGGGCTGCACGGTTGGCGGAAGCGTGCGGCTGTGATCAGGAGCTGCGGGTGTTCGGGTATGATCCAGAATCGTGA
- a CDS encoding four-helix bundle copper-binding protein, giving the protein MATMTDPRTACLEACQRCIVDCEACLSAMMTKQSDNDCPACCYECVKACYACVSAIASSSRFVDKYCTLCAEVCRYCAGQCREHDHDHCQKCAESCQDCVDACEAMAAL; this is encoded by the coding sequence ATGGCCACCATGACCGACCCGCGTACAGCCTGTCTAGAAGCCTGCCAGCGGTGCATCGTCGACTGCGAGGCGTGCCTGTCCGCAATGATGACCAAACAATCTGACAACGACTGCCCCGCGTGTTGCTACGAGTGCGTCAAGGCGTGCTACGCGTGCGTCAGCGCAATCGCGTCTAGCAGCCGCTTCGTCGATAAGTACTGCACGCTCTGTGCAGAGGTCTGCCGTTACTGCGCCGGCCAGTGCCGCGAGCACGACCACGACCACTGCCAGAAGTGCGCCGAGAGCTGCCAGGACTGCGTCGACGCGTGCGAGGCGATGGCCGCGTTGTAG
- a CDS encoding FtsK/SpoIIIE domain-containing protein: MTTLLPAPATLAVPGAPLAEPTLSTRRQLELMRTLQRLAKTRHEEELRIAEADTTGLKAARKQRDKTVKQARLEHEQELATAVDLDARQRETDHDDYERVTNALRWEYQKLRTEIEAARKKIKQAAQKKLDEGIWQIRSIYDAQKEQPRERLEEVNRRFAELRKHLDETRQAADEVLTDRWVSVAPTDIDPAAAGEADPAREPTDPSVDQGIESVAADSESARVAAQHLYDGWLSRMFDPGNLLGIELTAFALTMPAVWWLFRTEPLERSLGYGAGAGAAVMAALFALLWFAVKPLARKQTDERYQETAVLLRRAYGEINDSQSLARTRSENHARLLIERRDADLAAIQEQVTRELKAAKAKNDAERARIDEEYPRRLTESRESHEAEVERLDREHTAKVAALLEEREITIRDAEQQCAAEEDRLEQQRTEDYQAMRNAWLDGTAAISSEFAAQREFCEQAFPNWSSADYLAWEKPEDPLLAVPFGEARLDLAAIKHGLSENPDLRPAETQITLPTMVTLTEQPHLLINAEGPARQRAVELLQAMTLRYFTGQPPGKVRLTLLDPVGLGEGLSPFMHLADYEEDLIADRIWSESRDIDAQLQRLTTHMETVIQKYLRSEYDSIHEYNAQAGEVAEPFQVVVVSGFPTNFSDSAARRLVSIATGGPRCGVYVLGVIDSKQRMPTDFNMEDLTSQAVNLSWDDQQQRFVWRYPAFERLPITTAKPPQPERMVEVVRQAGAAAKDAVRVEVPFEVVAPHDGYWRESCSHELRVPVGRAGANRLQDVRLGKGTSQHLLVAGKTGSGKSTFLHALITSAALHFSPDEVEFYLVDFKKGVEFKSYANNRLPHARVVAIESEREFGLSVLERLDRELTRRGELYRDSGAQNLADFRAGHPDTPMPRILLVIDEFQELFVEDDRLAQEASLLMDRLVRQGRAFGVHVVLGTQTLAGAYSIARSTLGQIAVRIALECSESDAHLILADERNQAARFLSRPGEAIYNDQNGLASANEPFQVVWLPDAERAERLRVLNEHREAVEEPAGEMIVFEGNAPADPLNNRDLVALVDRRKSGEPAPEAAQPEVTQPATTYQLPPAAYLGAAVAIKPPTQAELGRHAGANLLVVGPQEEGALGVLTTAVASLWASAPGARFVVLDGSRPGDISLGVWPRVADSLADSDQGPVEVLTPQTAAAGVADLAVEVARREEQPESADPPVYLVVWSGGRFRDLRKSEDDFSFSMSDDKPKSADKHLTEILKNGPSVGVHALIWCDGYNQVARMFDRVTMREFGLRVAFQMSAADSSNLLDSPAASTLRQHRALFYTDETGESEKFRPYGPPSDAWLNSLATGSARQGVE; encoded by the coding sequence TTGACGACACTTCTCCCCGCCCCCGCCACCCTCGCCGTCCCCGGAGCCCCCTTGGCCGAGCCGACCCTCTCGACGCGCCGCCAGCTCGAGCTGATGCGCACCCTGCAGCGTCTTGCCAAGACGCGGCACGAGGAGGAGCTGCGCATCGCCGAGGCCGACACGACAGGCCTCAAGGCGGCCCGCAAGCAGCGTGACAAGACCGTCAAGCAGGCCCGACTCGAGCACGAGCAAGAGCTCGCCACCGCGGTCGACCTCGACGCGCGGCAACGCGAGACCGACCACGACGACTACGAACGGGTGACCAACGCGCTGCGCTGGGAGTACCAGAAGCTGCGGACCGAGATCGAGGCCGCCCGCAAGAAGATCAAGCAGGCTGCGCAGAAGAAGCTCGACGAGGGGATCTGGCAGATCCGCTCGATCTACGACGCCCAGAAGGAGCAGCCCCGCGAGCGGCTGGAGGAGGTCAACCGCCGGTTCGCCGAGCTCCGCAAGCACCTTGACGAGACCCGCCAGGCCGCCGACGAGGTGCTCACCGACCGCTGGGTCAGCGTCGCCCCGACCGACATCGATCCGGCCGCCGCCGGCGAGGCCGATCCGGCCCGCGAGCCAACCGACCCGTCGGTCGACCAGGGGATCGAATCGGTCGCCGCCGACTCCGAGTCGGCCCGCGTTGCGGCCCAGCACTTGTATGACGGCTGGCTGTCGCGGATGTTCGACCCGGGCAACCTGCTGGGGATCGAGCTGACCGCGTTCGCGCTGACGATGCCGGCGGTGTGGTGGCTGTTCCGGACCGAGCCGCTGGAGCGGAGCCTGGGCTACGGCGCGGGGGCGGGGGCGGCGGTCATGGCGGCGTTGTTCGCGTTGCTGTGGTTCGCGGTCAAGCCGCTCGCCCGCAAGCAGACCGACGAGCGCTACCAGGAGACCGCCGTGCTGCTGCGGCGGGCCTACGGTGAGATCAACGACAGCCAGTCGCTGGCCCGCACCCGGAGCGAGAACCACGCCCGGCTGCTGATCGAACGCCGCGACGCCGACCTCGCAGCGATCCAGGAGCAGGTCACCCGCGAGCTGAAGGCTGCCAAGGCCAAGAACGACGCCGAGCGGGCCCGGATCGACGAGGAGTACCCCCGCCGGCTGACCGAGAGCCGCGAGAGCCACGAGGCCGAGGTCGAGCGGCTCGACCGCGAGCACACCGCGAAGGTCGCCGCGCTGCTCGAGGAGCGTGAGATCACCATCCGCGACGCCGAGCAGCAGTGCGCCGCCGAAGAGGACCGGCTCGAGCAGCAGCGGACCGAAGACTACCAGGCGATGCGCAACGCGTGGCTCGACGGCACGGCGGCGATCAGCAGCGAGTTCGCCGCGCAGCGAGAGTTCTGCGAGCAGGCGTTCCCCAACTGGTCGTCCGCGGACTACCTGGCCTGGGAGAAGCCCGAGGACCCGCTGCTGGCCGTGCCCTTTGGCGAGGCGCGGCTCGACCTGGCGGCGATCAAGCACGGCCTGTCCGAGAACCCCGACCTCCGCCCCGCGGAGACCCAGATCACCCTGCCGACGATGGTCACCCTGACCGAGCAGCCGCACCTGCTGATCAACGCCGAGGGCCCCGCGCGGCAGCGGGCGGTCGAGCTGCTGCAAGCGATGACGCTCCGCTACTTCACCGGCCAGCCGCCCGGCAAGGTCCGGCTGACGCTGCTCGACCCGGTCGGGCTGGGCGAGGGGCTGAGCCCGTTCATGCACCTGGCCGACTACGAGGAGGACCTCATCGCGGACCGCATCTGGAGCGAGTCCCGCGACATCGACGCGCAGCTCCAGCGGCTCACCACCCACATGGAGACCGTCATCCAGAAGTACCTCCGCAGCGAGTACGACAGCATCCACGAGTACAACGCCCAGGCGGGCGAGGTGGCCGAGCCGTTCCAGGTGGTGGTGGTCAGCGGCTTCCCGACGAACTTCAGCGACTCCGCCGCGCGGCGGCTGGTGAGCATCGCCACCGGCGGCCCGCGGTGCGGCGTGTACGTGCTGGGCGTGATCGACAGCAAGCAGCGGATGCCGACCGACTTCAACATGGAGGACCTCACCTCCCAGGCGGTCAACCTGTCGTGGGACGACCAGCAGCAGCGGTTCGTGTGGCGGTACCCGGCGTTCGAGCGGCTGCCGATCACGACCGCCAAGCCGCCCCAGCCGGAGCGGATGGTCGAGGTAGTCCGCCAGGCCGGCGCCGCGGCGAAGGACGCCGTGCGGGTCGAGGTGCCGTTCGAGGTGGTCGCGCCGCACGACGGCTACTGGCGGGAGAGCTGCTCGCACGAGCTGCGGGTGCCGGTCGGCCGGGCGGGCGCCAACCGGCTGCAGGACGTGCGGCTCGGCAAGGGGACCTCGCAGCACCTGCTGGTCGCGGGCAAGACCGGTTCTGGTAAGTCGACCTTCCTGCACGCGTTGATCACTAGCGCCGCCCTGCACTTCAGCCCCGACGAGGTCGAGTTCTACCTGGTCGACTTCAAGAAGGGCGTCGAGTTCAAGAGCTACGCCAACAACCGGCTGCCGCACGCGCGGGTCGTGGCGATCGAGAGCGAACGCGAGTTCGGCCTCAGCGTGCTCGAGCGGCTCGACCGCGAGCTGACCCGCCGCGGCGAGCTGTACCGCGACTCGGGCGCGCAAAACCTGGCCGACTTCCGCGCCGGCCACCCCGACACGCCGATGCCGCGGATCCTGCTGGTAATCGACGAGTTCCAGGAGTTGTTCGTCGAGGACGACCGGCTGGCCCAGGAGGCGAGCCTGCTGATGGACCGCCTGGTGCGTCAGGGTCGGGCGTTCGGCGTGCACGTGGTGCTCGGCACCCAGACGCTGGCCGGGGCCTACTCCATCGCCCGCAGCACGCTGGGGCAGATCGCGGTGCGGATCGCGCTGGAGTGCAGCGAGTCGGACGCGCACCTGATCCTGGCCGATGAACGCAACCAGGCCGCGCGGTTCCTGAGCCGCCCCGGCGAGGCGATCTACAACGACCAGAACGGCCTGGCGAGCGCCAACGAGCCGTTCCAGGTCGTCTGGCTCCCCGACGCCGAACGGGCCGAGCGGCTGCGGGTCCTCAACGAGCACCGCGAGGCGGTCGAAGAACCGGCCGGCGAGATGATCGTGTTCGAGGGCAACGCCCCGGCCGACCCGCTCAACAACCGCGACCTGGTAGCGCTGGTCGACCGGCGCAAGTCGGGCGAGCCCGCGCCCGAAGCTGCCCAGCCCGAAGTCACCCAGCCGGCTACAACCTACCAGCTCCCGCCCGCGGCGTACCTGGGCGCCGCGGTCGCGATCAAGCCGCCCACCCAGGCCGAGCTCGGCCGCCACGCCGGAGCCAACCTGCTGGTCGTCGGGCCGCAAGAAGAGGGCGCGCTCGGCGTGCTCACCACCGCGGTCGCGTCGCTGTGGGCGTCGGCGCCTGGGGCGCGGTTCGTGGTGCTCGACGGCAGCCGCCCGGGCGACATTTCGCTAGGCGTGTGGCCGCGTGTGGCCGATTCGCTCGCCGATTCGGACCAGGGACCGGTCGAGGTGCTGACGCCTCAGACCGCCGCCGCCGGCGTCGCCGACTTGGCGGTCGAGGTGGCCCGCCGCGAGGAGCAGCCCGAGTCCGCCGACCCGCCGGTCTACCTGGTGGTGTGGTCGGGCGGCCGCTTCCGCGACCTCCGCAAGAGCGAGGACGACTTCAGCTTCTCGATGTCCGACGACAAGCCGAAGAGCGCCGACAAGCACCTGACGGAAATCCTCAAGAACGGCCCGTCGGTCGGCGTGCACGCCCTCATCTGGTGCGACGGCTACAACCAGGTGGCGCGGATGTTCGACCGCGTGACGATGCGTGAGTTCGGCCTCCGCGTGGCGTTCCAGATGTCGGCGGCGGACAGCTCGAACCTGCTCGACTCGCCGGCGGCCAGCACCCTCCGCCAGCACCGCGCCCTCTTCTACACCGACGAGACCGGCGAGAGCGAGAAGTTCCGCCCCTACGGCCCGCCGAGCGACGCCTGGCTCAATTCGCTCGCGACCGGATCCGCCAGACAGGGCGTCGAGTGA
- a CDS encoding WXG100 family type VII secretion target: protein MAQAIVDPAELRRFANNLKKFNTELEERMTSLAAQLHSLSASWRDQEHKKFTEEFEDQMKAIARYVEITNEHAPFLMRKAERIEEYLQQR, encoded by the coding sequence ATGGCCCAGGCAATCGTCGACCCGGCCGAGCTGCGCCGGTTCGCCAACAACCTGAAGAAGTTCAACACCGAGCTGGAAGAGCGGATGACGAGCCTCGCCGCCCAGCTCCACTCGCTGTCGGCCAGCTGGCGCGACCAGGAGCACAAGAAGTTCACCGAGGAGTTCGAGGATCAGATGAAGGCGATCGCCCGCTACGTGGAGATCACCAACGAGCACGCGCCGTTCCTGATGCGCAAGGCAGAGCGGATCGAGGAATACCTGCAGCAGCGGTAG
- a CDS encoding aminotransferase class I/II-fold pyridoxal phosphate-dependent enzyme: protein MSKTEHPRFQSVCESADLVGLLRERTESHPYQRAFSYLVDGDFDRQHLTYGQLDERARAIAAHLQSRGMAGERALLLYPSGLEFIAAFFGCLYAGVTAVPAYPPRRNRNLLRIKSIVADATPGVALTTHGVFDRVEPMIQDEADLRAIPWQCTDELALDQADAWEDPQVDPSTLAFLQYTSGSTGTPKGVMLSHGNLLHNTKVICEGFSMSRAGEGMTWLPLYHDMGLIGGIIQPIYFGRHNTLMTPTHFLQKPIRWLRTLSDTGAMISGGPNFAYELCLDRITDEEKRGLDLTQWEVAFNGAEPVRASTMRRFADAFAECGFRFESFYPCYGLAEATLMVAGKTKWQPPTVKSYDIEALKAGQAKPATAGAAEALDVVGSGESYLSHEVAIVDPESLVPCPDRRVGEIWVKGESVAQGYWKREALSQETFAARTTEGDGPYLRTGDLGFVDEGELFVTGRLKDLIIIRGANHYPQDIELTVEDSHPSLPKSSGAAVTIGEDGEEKLVVLQEMGRQRDLPFEEILDAVRHHVTAIHDVAPAAIVFLRPNTIPKTSSGKIQRHACRDQYLAGKLNVVAEWSLGDGLSVHRKRGSDRIERRKAEAQQPAAAPAVQEERKPSGSTIERTMKIVREVAKERASAATLETEITAMGLDSLERMEIVAGLEDEFGGRFSEEAIIGMNTCRDVVRAVEEHLLSEGGPAEREVLPGDYQFSQSPEYLKLRSSLKLAESAGLTNPYFTQHEGVTNDRTVIGGKEYINWCSYNYLAMSGEPDVQEATRDSVDRYGTSVSASRLVSGEKPLHRELEQAIAGFLGVEDAIVMVGGHATNESVIGHMYGPGDLILHDALSHNSIVQGCKLSGATRRAFAHNDAGACEELLKRYRGEYRQVLIVVEGVYSMDGDFSPLPEFVRLKKEHKAYLMVDEAHSLGTMGPTGRGMSEHFGVDPREVDLWMGTMSKSLGSCGGYIAACREIIEYLKYTAPGFVFSVGLSPANAASALASLKLVKEKPERVDRLRHNSELFLKLAKKAGLNTGMSAGTPIVPVIIGNSLQSLELSQRLFADGINVQPIMYPAVEESAARLRFFITSSHTDEQIHKTVDSLAKHWKQLHRKSG, encoded by the coding sequence TTGTCGAAGACCGAACACCCTCGATTCCAGTCTGTTTGCGAGTCGGCCGACCTGGTCGGCCTGCTCCGCGAGCGGACCGAAAGCCACCCGTACCAGCGCGCCTTCAGCTACCTCGTCGACGGCGACTTCGATCGCCAGCACCTCACCTACGGGCAACTCGACGAGCGGGCGCGGGCGATCGCCGCTCACCTGCAGTCGCGTGGCATGGCCGGCGAGCGGGCCCTGCTGCTGTACCCGTCGGGGCTGGAGTTCATTGCCGCGTTCTTCGGGTGCCTGTACGCGGGGGTGACGGCGGTGCCGGCCTACCCGCCGCGCCGCAACCGCAACCTGCTGCGCATCAAATCGATCGTCGCGGACGCGACGCCCGGCGTTGCGCTCACCACCCACGGCGTGTTCGACCGCGTCGAGCCGATGATCCAGGACGAGGCCGACCTGCGGGCCATCCCCTGGCAGTGCACCGACGAGCTCGCCCTCGACCAGGCAGACGCTTGGGAGGACCCACAGGTCGACCCCTCCACGCTGGCCTTTCTGCAGTACACCTCTGGCTCGACCGGCACCCCCAAGGGCGTGATGCTGAGCCACGGCAACCTGCTGCACAACACCAAGGTGATCTGCGAGGGATTCAGCATGTCCCGCGCCGGCGAAGGCATGACGTGGCTGCCGCTGTACCACGACATGGGCCTGATCGGCGGCATCATCCAGCCGATCTACTTTGGGCGGCACAACACCTTGATGACGCCGACGCACTTCCTGCAGAAACCGATCCGCTGGCTGCGGACCCTATCGGACACGGGCGCCATGATCAGCGGCGGGCCGAACTTCGCCTACGAGCTGTGCCTCGACCGCATCACCGACGAAGAAAAGCGGGGCCTCGACCTGACGCAGTGGGAGGTCGCGTTCAATGGCGCCGAGCCGGTCCGCGCGTCCACTATGCGCCGCTTCGCCGACGCCTTCGCCGAGTGCGGCTTCCGCTTTGAGTCCTTCTACCCCTGCTACGGTCTGGCCGAGGCGACGCTAATGGTCGCGGGCAAGACCAAGTGGCAACCGCCGACCGTCAAGAGCTACGACATCGAGGCCCTGAAGGCGGGCCAGGCCAAGCCGGCGACCGCGGGCGCCGCCGAGGCGCTTGACGTGGTCGGATCGGGCGAGTCTTACCTGAGCCACGAGGTCGCGATCGTCGACCCCGAGTCGCTCGTCCCCTGCCCCGACCGCCGCGTCGGCGAGATCTGGGTTAAGGGCGAGAGCGTCGCCCAGGGCTACTGGAAGCGTGAGGCGCTCTCCCAGGAGACCTTCGCCGCCCGCACCACCGAGGGGGACGGCCCGTACCTGCGGACCGGCGACCTTGGCTTTGTCGACGAGGGTGAGCTGTTCGTTACGGGGCGGCTGAAGGACCTGATTATCATCCGCGGAGCCAACCACTACCCGCAAGACATCGAGCTGACGGTCGAGGACTCGCACCCCTCGCTCCCGAAGTCGTCCGGCGCGGCGGTCACCATCGGCGAAGACGGCGAGGAAAAGCTGGTGGTGCTGCAGGAGATGGGCCGCCAGCGGGACCTGCCGTTCGAGGAGATCCTCGACGCCGTGCGGCACCATGTCACGGCGATCCACGACGTCGCGCCGGCGGCGATTGTGTTCCTCCGCCCCAACACGATCCCCAAGACTTCCAGCGGCAAGATCCAACGCCACGCCTGCCGCGACCAGTACCTCGCCGGCAAGCTAAACGTGGTGGCGGAGTGGAGCCTGGGCGACGGGCTCAGCGTCCACCGCAAGCGGGGGTCCGACCGCATCGAACGCCGCAAGGCCGAGGCCCAGCAGCCGGCCGCCGCGCCGGCGGTCCAGGAGGAACGCAAGCCCTCTGGCTCGACCATCGAGCGTACGATGAAGATCGTCCGCGAGGTGGCCAAGGAACGAGCCTCCGCAGCGACCCTCGAGACCGAGATCACCGCGATGGGTCTCGACTCGCTCGAGCGGATGGAGATTGTCGCCGGGCTGGAGGACGAGTTCGGCGGCCGCTTCAGCGAAGAAGCGATCATCGGCATGAACACCTGCCGCGACGTCGTGCGGGCGGTCGAGGAGCACCTGCTCTCCGAGGGCGGACCCGCCGAGCGCGAGGTGCTGCCGGGCGACTACCAGTTCTCGCAGTCGCCCGAGTACCTGAAACTCCGGTCGAGCCTCAAGCTGGCCGAGTCGGCCGGCCTGACCAACCCGTACTTCACGCAGCACGAGGGGGTCACCAACGACCGCACCGTGATCGGCGGCAAGGAGTACATCAACTGGTGCAGCTACAACTACCTGGCGATGTCGGGCGAGCCCGATGTGCAGGAGGCGACCCGTGATTCGGTCGACCGCTACGGCACCAGCGTCAGCGCCAGCCGGCTGGTGTCGGGCGAGAAGCCGCTGCACCGCGAGCTGGAGCAGGCGATCGCCGGCTTCCTCGGCGTCGAGGACGCGATCGTGATGGTGGGCGGGCACGCGACTAACGAGTCGGTCATCGGCCACATGTACGGCCCCGGCGACCTGATCCTGCACGATGCGCTCTCGCACAACAGCATCGTGCAGGGCTGCAAGCTGTCGGGCGCCACCCGCAGGGCCTTCGCCCACAACGACGCCGGCGCCTGCGAGGAGCTGCTCAAGCGTTACCGCGGCGAGTACCGACAGGTGCTGATCGTGGTCGAGGGCGTCTACAGCATGGACGGCGACTTCAGCCCGCTGCCGGAGTTCGTCCGGCTCAAGAAGGAGCACAAGGCCTACCTGATGGTCGACGAGGCGCACTCGCTCGGCACGATGGGCCCCACCGGCCGCGGCATGAGCGAGCACTTCGGCGTCGATCCCCGCGAGGTCGACCTCTGGATGGGCACGATGAGCAAGTCGCTGGGGAGCTGCGGCGGCTACATCGCCGCGTGCCGCGAGATTATCGAGTACCTCAAGTACACCGCGCCCGGCTTCGTGTTCAGCGTCGGGTTGTCGCCGGCCAACGCGGCGTCGGCGCTCGCCTCGCTGAAGCTGGTCAAGGAGAAGCCCGAGCGGGTCGATCGGCTGCGTCACAATTCCGAGCTGTTCCTCAAGCTCGCCAAGAAGGCGGGCCTGAACACCGGCATGAGCGCGGGCACCCCGATTGTGCCGGTGATTATCGGCAACTCGCTGCAGTCGCTCGAGCTCAGCCAGCGTCTGTTCGCCGACGGGATCAACGTGCAGCCGATCATGTACCCGGCGGTCGAGGAGTCGGCCGCGCGGCTGCGGTTCTTCATCACCAGCAGCCACACCGACGAGCAGATCCACAAGACCGTCGACTCGCTGGCCAAGCACTGGAAGCAGCTCCACCGCAAGTCGGGGTAG